DNA from Oscillospiraceae bacterium:
TCGCAAACGAAGCGGGAGTGACACCCAACATTTGTACAGCCAACGGTGTAAAGGTGTCTGTTATTCGCGGACAAAACGGCCTTTCCTATATGGCCATTCTTATAAACAGCACCCTCGAGGAAGCAACAGGCACTATTGAAATAGGCGAAAAAATTTCCGATGTACGCGTTATTTTCGGCAATGCTGTATGCAAAGCGACAAAAAGCGGAATTGATTTTTCGCTCAATCCGGAGGAATCCTGCATAATGGTACTTGAAAAATAATTACAATGCGATTTAAAAGCAAATTCCCGTTTCCTTTCGGAAACGGGAATTTCGGACCATAAGGTTTTTAGGTGAAAATGTTATGATTTTTTCTTTTTAGTATCGTAAATTATCATTCCGGCTACATTCACTGCAAGTTGAACTGCGTGAGTCAAAAGCGGAGCATACGACGGTTTCAGCAAATCATAGATAACAAGAAACAGCAGATTGAAAAGACTGCACAATCGATAATTTTTTCCGTTCTTCTGAACGATGGAAAGTACAAAAAGCATAGAGGTAGCTATAACAATAAGGTCTACAAGTTCCGAAAGAATAACAATATTTATAATAACAAAGGTTGCGGCGTACGCGACTATCAGCCACATCGGAAGCTTTTTTTCTTTGGATTCAAAAAAGTAGTTGATGATTGTGAATAACGATGCTATATAACCGGTCAACGCACCGTTGAGCGAGCCGGAGATAAGGTAGCTTGTAGACAAAAGCGCATTACCCAAAAACACGAGAATCAGAATAATTTTCATGTTTTTGCCTTTTATAAGAGACGATGCCAGCATAACTGCAAGCGCTATGATGCTAAGTATGTA
Protein-coding regions in this window:
- a CDS encoding YgjV family protein: MEIISYILSIIALAVMLASSLIKGKNMKIILILVFLGNALLSTSYLISGSLNGALTGYIASLFTIINYFFESKEKKLPMWLIVAYAATFVIINIVILSELVDLIVIATSMLFVLSIVQKNGKNYRLCSLFNLLFLVIYDLLKPSYAPLLTHAVQLAVNVAGMIIYDTKKKKS